In Staphylococcus lloydii, the following proteins share a genomic window:
- the gatB gene encoding Asp-tRNA(Asn)/Glu-tRNA(Gln) amidotransferase subunit GatB, producing MHFETVIGLEVHVELKTDSKMFSPSPAHFGAKPNSNTNVIDLGYPGVLPVVNRRAVDWAMRASMALNMDIATESKFDRKNYFYPDNPKAYQISQFDQPIGENGYIDIEVDGETKRIGITRLHMEEDAGKSTHKDGYSLVDLNRQGTPLIEIVSEPDIRSPQEAYAYLEKLRSIIQYTGVSDCKMEEGSLRCDANISLRPYGQEEFGTKAELKNLNSFTYVRKGLEYEEKRQEEELLNGGEILQETRRFDESNGKTILMRVKEGSDDYRYFPEPDIVPLYVDEEWKERVRQTIPELPDERKEKYVSQYGLPAYDAHVLTLTKEMSDFFEGAVKEGADIKLTSNWLMGGVNEYLNKNQIELQDTKLTPENLAGMIKLIEDGTMSSKIAKKVFPELAENGGDAKQIMEDKGLVQISDEATLLKFVNEALDNNPQSVEDYKNGKGKAMGFLVGQIMKASKGQANPQLVNQLLKQELDKR from the coding sequence ATGCATTTTGAAACAGTTATCGGACTTGAAGTCCACGTCGAACTAAAAACAGACTCAAAAATGTTTTCTCCATCACCAGCACACTTTGGTGCTAAACCAAATTCAAACACGAATGTTATAGACCTTGGTTACCCAGGTGTTTTACCTGTCGTAAATAGAAGAGCTGTTGATTGGGCAATGAGAGCATCTATGGCTTTAAATATGGATATCGCAACAGAATCTAAATTTGACCGTAAAAACTATTTCTATCCAGATAATCCAAAAGCCTACCAAATTTCACAATTTGATCAACCGATTGGTGAAAATGGTTATATAGATATAGAAGTAGACGGTGAAACAAAACGTATTGGTATCACACGCTTGCATATGGAAGAGGATGCGGGTAAATCAACGCACAAAGATGGTTATTCACTCGTAGACTTAAATAGACAAGGTACACCATTAATTGAAATTGTTTCTGAACCCGATATCCGTTCTCCACAAGAAGCGTATGCTTATTTAGAAAAATTACGTTCTATTATTCAATATACTGGTGTTTCTGATTGTAAAATGGAAGAAGGCTCATTACGTTGTGATGCCAACATTTCATTACGTCCATATGGACAAGAAGAATTCGGAACTAAAGCTGAATTGAAAAACTTGAACTCATTTACTTATGTACGTAAAGGTTTAGAGTATGAAGAAAAACGACAAGAAGAAGAACTTTTAAATGGTGGGGAAATCTTACAAGAAACACGTCGTTTCGATGAATCAAACGGTAAAACAATCTTAATGCGTGTCAAAGAAGGTTCTGACGACTACCGTTACTTCCCAGAGCCAGACATCGTACCACTTTACGTTGATGAAGAATGGAAAGAACGTGTACGTCAAACAATTCCAGAATTACCAGACGAAAGAAAAGAAAAATACGTTTCGCAATATGGCTTACCAGCATATGATGCTCACGTATTAACACTTACGAAAGAAATGTCTGATTTCTTCGAAGGCGCAGTTAAAGAAGGCGCTGATATTAAATTAACATCAAACTGGTTAATGGGTGGCGTTAACGAGTATTTAAATAAAAATCAAATCGAACTTCAAGATACAAAATTAACACCTGAAAACTTAGCAGGTATGATTAAATTGATTGAAGACGGTACGATGAGTAGTAAAATCGCGAAAAAAGTATTCCCAGAACTTGCTGAAAACGGTGGAGACGCTAAACAAATTATGGAAGATAAAGGTTTAGTACAAATCTCTGATGAAGCTACATTACTAAAATTTGTTAATGAAGCTTTAGATAATAATCCACAATCAGTAGAAGACTATAAAAATGGTAAAGGCAAAGCAATGGGCTTCTTAGTTGGTCAAATTATGAAAGCCTCAAAAGGTCAAGCCAATCCACAACTAGTTAATCAACTATTAAAACAAGAGTTAGACAAACGCTAA
- the dinB gene encoding DNA polymerase IV, with protein sequence MGERRIIHIDMDYFFAQVEMRDNPKLQGKPVIVGGKASGRGVVSTASYEARKYGVHSAMPMVQAHKLCPDGYYVTPRFEAYKEASNIIMEIFKSYTEIVEPLSLDEAYLDITHLVRQDLPASHIAQYIRRDITEQTGLTASAGVSYNKFLAKLASGMNKPNALTVIDYNNVHDILMNLDIGEFPGVGKASKQKMHDNNIFTGQDLYNQSERELIRLFGKRGHGLYNKARGIDHNPVKQTRIRKSVGTERTFATDVNDDEQILQKIWELSEKTATRLANLQKSGKTVTVKIKTYKFETFSKQKSLRETVRSETDIYNIAYALYTDLKEPEIPIRLVGVTVGNLEKSTYENMTIYDYL encoded by the coding sequence ATGGGAGAGAGACGTATTATTCATATTGATATGGATTATTTTTTTGCACAAGTAGAAATGAGAGACAATCCAAAGTTGCAAGGAAAACCTGTTATTGTTGGCGGTAAGGCCAGCGGTAGAGGTGTAGTTTCAACAGCGTCTTATGAAGCGAGAAAATATGGCGTGCATTCAGCTATGCCAATGGTACAAGCCCATAAATTGTGTCCTGATGGTTATTATGTCACACCAAGATTTGAAGCTTATAAGGAAGCCTCAAATATCATAATGGAAATTTTCAAAAGCTATACAGAGATTGTAGAGCCATTATCCTTGGATGAAGCCTATTTAGATATTACACACCTCGTGCGACAAGATTTGCCAGCTTCGCATATTGCACAATATATACGTCGTGATATAACTGAGCAAACTGGATTAACTGCCTCTGCAGGTGTATCGTATAATAAGTTTCTAGCTAAATTAGCGAGTGGCATGAATAAACCCAATGCGTTAACTGTTATTGACTACAATAATGTCCATGATATTTTAATGAATTTAGATATAGGGGAATTTCCCGGCGTCGGTAAGGCGTCAAAACAAAAAATGCATGATAATAACATATTCACCGGCCAAGATTTGTACAATCAAAGTGAACGAGAATTAATTAGATTATTTGGGAAAAGAGGGCATGGCTTATACAATAAAGCGCGTGGGATTGATCATAATCCAGTTAAGCAAACGCGCATACGTAAGTCGGTAGGGACAGAGCGTACATTTGCTACTGATGTTAATGACGACGAGCAAATATTACAAAAAATTTGGGAATTAAGTGAAAAGACTGCGACTAGACTCGCTAATTTACAAAAATCAGGAAAAACAGTCACAGTAAAAATAAAAACGTACAAATTTGAAACTTTTTCAAAACAAAAAAGTTTAAGAGAAACTGTACGTTCAGAAACGGATATTTATAATATTGCATATGCATTATATACAGACCTTAAAGAACCAGAGATTCCAATAAGATTAGTAGGCGTAACGGTAGGGAATTTGGAAAAATCCACTTATGAAAACATGACAATATATGATTACTTGTAA
- a CDS encoding 3'-5' exonuclease, giving the protein MSENAFVALDFETANGKRTSICSVGMVKVVDHEIVETFYTLVNPNDYFSQQNIAVHGIHPQDVEASPTFTEVYPYMLDFIDSLPVVAHNAAFDMNVLHESIKSCGQETPSMTYFCSLQLARRTINNHRYGLNHMMQFYNLDFHGHHDALNDAKACAMITFRLLKHYDNLATMLNVYGKQLKDKD; this is encoded by the coding sequence ATGTCTGAAAATGCATTTGTAGCATTGGACTTCGAAACAGCTAACGGTAAGAGAACAAGTATTTGTTCTGTAGGAATGGTAAAAGTAGTAGACCATGAAATTGTCGAAACTTTTTATACGTTAGTTAATCCTAATGATTATTTTTCACAACAAAATATAGCCGTTCACGGCATCCATCCACAAGATGTAGAAGCATCCCCTACTTTTACAGAAGTTTATCCATACATGTTAGATTTTATTGATAGCTTGCCTGTAGTAGCTCATAATGCTGCTTTCGATATGAACGTACTTCATGAGAGTATCAAATCATGTGGTCAAGAGACGCCGAGTATGACTTATTTTTGTTCGCTTCAATTAGCACGTCGTACTATAAACAATCACCGTTATGGCTTAAATCATATGATGCAATTTTATAATTTAGATTTTCACGGGCATCACGATGCTTTAAATGATGCAAAAGCTTGCGCGATGATAACATTTCGCTTGTTAAAGCATTACGATAATTTAGCAACGATGCTTAACGTATATGGAAAACAACTGAAAGACAAAGATTAG
- a CDS encoding DUF3267 domain-containing protein, with protein MFKISLFDNKKMMERFVILQIAIVMMTILISYKIAYLYTDIIEQDILFNVIYGILGLVGVVIIHELIHNILFRVFAKNSAKPSYRYHYGLISTHMPETYYKKWQYILVMLAPLVVLTFLLIVAFTFLSYSSIIFISSFHIGYCLFDLYFTIGLLNNNVKYVENTEQGIYYYTQSPVEMHTESK; from the coding sequence GTGTTTAAAATTAGTTTGTTTGATAATAAAAAAATGATGGAACGTTTTGTGATATTACAAATAGCTATTGTAATGATGACGATTTTAATTTCGTATAAAATAGCTTACTTATATACAGATATCATTGAACAAGATATATTGTTTAATGTCATTTATGGCATTTTAGGTCTGGTTGGTGTCGTTATTATACATGAATTAATACACAATATATTGTTTAGAGTTTTTGCGAAAAATTCAGCAAAACCTTCATATCGTTACCATTATGGATTAATTTCAACACATATGCCCGAGACGTATTATAAAAAATGGCAGTATATACTCGTTATGTTAGCGCCACTAGTTGTCTTAACATTTTTATTAATTGTAGCCTTTACGTTTTTATCTTATTCATCAATTATTTTTATCAGTAGTTTCCATATTGGATATTGTCTATTTGATTTATATTTTACGATTGGACTACTAAATAATAATGTTAAATACGTGGAAAATACTGAACAGGGTATTTATTATTACACACAATCGCCTGTCGAAATGCACACAGAATCTAAATAA
- a CDS encoding type 1 glutamine amidotransferase, with the protein MNELNIYHFMPDKLNLYSDIGNIIALRQRAKLRNIKVNVIDINETEGITLDDCDIFFIGGGSDREQSLATKELSKIKTILKDAIEDGMPGLTICGGYQFLGSKYITPDGTELEGLNILDFYTKSQKDRLTGDIVIESETFGTIVGFENHGGRTYHDFGTLGNVTHGFGNNDNDAKEGIHYKNLLGTYLHGPILPKNHELTDYLLTKACERKGIPFEPVKVDNEIEEAAKQVIVDRVKK; encoded by the coding sequence ATGAATGAATTAAATATCTATCATTTTATGCCAGATAAACTAAACTTATATAGTGATATAGGTAATATCATTGCCCTCCGTCAAAGAGCTAAACTTAGAAATATAAAAGTTAATGTTATTGATATTAATGAAACCGAAGGAATTACACTAGATGATTGCGATATCTTCTTTATCGGCGGTGGAAGTGATAGAGAACAATCACTTGCTACTAAAGAATTAAGTAAAATTAAAACAATTTTAAAAGATGCGATAGAAGATGGTATGCCTGGTTTAACTATTTGTGGTGGTTACCAATTTTTAGGTAGTAAATATATTACGCCAGATGGTACAGAGTTAGAAGGGCTAAATATTTTAGACTTTTATACTAAGTCACAAAAAGATAGATTGACTGGAGACATCGTTATTGAAAGCGAAACATTCGGTACTATAGTAGGATTTGAAAATCATGGTGGAAGAACGTATCATGATTTTGGTACATTAGGAAATGTTACTCACGGTTTTGGTAATAATGATAATGATGCCAAAGAAGGTATTCATTACAAAAACTTATTGGGTACTTATTTACATGGTCCAATTTTACCGAAAAACCATGAGCTTACTGATTATCTATTAACTAAAGCTTGCGAACGTAAGGGTATACCATTTGAACCTGTAAAAGTCGATAACGAAATCGAAGAAGCGGCTAAACAAGTAATCGTAGACCGAGTTAAAAAGTAA
- the ftnA gene encoding H-type ferritin FtnA: MLNKELLNALNEQMNHEYYAAHAYMAMAAYCDNQSYEGFANFYIQQAKEERFHGKKIYDYINDRGEHAEFSAISAPKSEFSSILETFEDGLAQEQDVTRRFYNLSDIANKDKDYATISFLNWFLDEQVEEESMFETHIDYLNRIGDDHNTLYLYEKELAARSFDEE, from the coding sequence ATGTTAAATAAAGAATTATTAAATGCATTAAATGAACAAATGAATCATGAATACTATGCAGCGCATGCATACATGGCTATGGCAGCTTACTGTGATAACCAATCTTACGAAGGTTTTGCTAATTTCTATATTCAACAAGCTAAAGAAGAACGTTTCCACGGTAAGAAAATCTATGACTATATCAATGACCGCGGTGAACACGCTGAATTTTCAGCAATATCTGCACCTAAATCAGAATTTAGCAGTATTTTAGAAACGTTTGAAGATGGCTTAGCTCAAGAACAAGATGTTACACGTAGATTTTATAATTTATCTGATATTGCAAATAAAGATAAAGATTATGCTACAATTTCATTCTTAAACTGGTTCTTAGACGAACAAGTAGAAGAAGAATCTATGTTTGAAACACACATCGACTATTTAAATCGTATTGGCGATGATCATAATACTTTATATTTATATGAAAAAGAGCTTGCTGCACGCTCATTTGATGAAGAATAA
- the rlmD gene encoding 23S rRNA (uracil(1939)-C(5))-methyltransferase RlmD: protein MNTIQKNDIKDGEVIDLTHEGHGVVKIDNYPIFVPNALIDEKIEYKIIKVKKNFAIGKLMNVKQESKERIEPPCVYYTKCGGCQLQHMSYPAQLAMKKEQVVNLFHRKGDFKETTINDTVGMDNPWRYRNKSQIPVGLSHDKNVKMGFYRQRSHDIIDMDECLIQDDQHQQVMNVVKQLFNDLKVSIYNERSKQGLMRHVVIRTGYHSDDLMIIFVTNGKKFKQAPTIIEKLLKAFPNVTNIKQNINKTHSNVIMGDESITLYGKDKIEDSLSEVTFKISDRSFYQINSAQTEKLYQLAIDYAQLSGDEIVLDTYCGIGTISLSMASQVKHVYGVEVVPEAIADAQQNATLNQLENTTFVCGKAEDTILKWQQEGIQPDVVMVDPPRKGCDESFIQTLLTLTPQKIVYISCNPATQQRDAAMLQEKYKLIEITPVDMFPQTTHVETVALFELK from the coding sequence TTGAATACGATTCAAAAAAATGACATAAAAGACGGTGAAGTTATTGATTTAACGCATGAAGGCCATGGCGTCGTCAAAATTGATAACTATCCAATTTTTGTACCTAATGCATTAATAGACGAGAAAATTGAATATAAAATTATCAAAGTTAAAAAGAATTTTGCAATTGGTAAATTAATGAATGTAAAACAAGAGAGTAAGGAACGAATTGAACCGCCTTGTGTTTATTACACAAAGTGTGGGGGATGCCAATTACAACATATGAGTTATCCTGCGCAACTCGCAATGAAGAAAGAACAAGTCGTTAATTTGTTTCATCGTAAAGGTGATTTTAAAGAAACAACGATTAACGATACGGTAGGTATGGATAATCCTTGGCGTTATAGAAATAAATCTCAAATCCCGGTAGGTTTAAGTCACGACAAAAATGTAAAAATGGGTTTTTATCGACAACGTAGTCATGACATTATTGATATGGATGAATGTTTGATACAAGATGACCAACATCAACAAGTGATGAATGTCGTAAAACAATTATTTAATGACTTAAAAGTAAGTATTTATAACGAACGTTCAAAGCAAGGGCTTATGCGTCACGTTGTCATTCGTACTGGCTATCACAGTGATGATTTAATGATAATTTTTGTAACAAACGGTAAAAAATTCAAACAAGCTCCAACAATTATTGAAAAATTGTTAAAAGCATTTCCTAACGTAACAAACATTAAACAAAACATAAATAAAACGCATTCAAATGTAATTATGGGAGATGAATCAATCACGTTATATGGTAAAGATAAGATAGAAGATAGCTTGTCTGAAGTTACTTTTAAAATTAGTGATCGTTCATTTTATCAAATCAACTCTGCACAAACAGAAAAATTGTATCAACTTGCAATTGATTATGCTCAATTATCAGGTGACGAAATCGTTTTAGATACTTATTGTGGGATTGGCACGATTAGTTTATCAATGGCTTCACAAGTTAAACACGTATACGGTGTAGAAGTTGTTCCCGAAGCGATTGCAGATGCGCAGCAAAATGCGACTTTAAACCAATTAGAAAATACTACTTTTGTCTGTGGCAAGGCTGAGGATACTATATTAAAATGGCAACAAGAAGGAATTCAGCCAGATGTTGTCATGGTGGATCCACCTAGAAAAGGGTGCGATGAATCCTTTATTCAAACTTTACTTACTTTAACGCCACAAAAGATAGTGTACATTTCTTGTAACCCTGCAACTCAACAACGAGATGCTGCAATGTTACAAGAAAAATATAAGTTGATTGAGATTACACCAGTCGATATGTTCCCACAAACAACACACGTTGAAACAGTTGCCTTGTTTGAATTGAAATAA
- a CDS encoding Mur ligase family protein — protein sequence MRHWTAKTLAKLARKASRAAGKKGTDLPGQVARKLDKNILRNLATTVDEIVFISGTNGKTTTSNLIGYTLKENNIDIIHNNEGANMAAGITSAFIVQNNKNTKIAIIEIDEGSIPRVLNEVTPTMMVFTNFFRDQMDRFGEIDIMVNNIAQAISNKGIKLLLNADDPFVSRLKIASEHVLYYGMQKHVHEFEQSTMNESKYCPNCGRLLHYDYIHYNQIGHYHCECGFKREQPKYEVTNFNLSPFIDMEVNNAKFDMKIAGDFNAYNALAAYSVLKELGLSDESIRKGFESYTSHNGRMQYFKNSQKEAMINLAKNPAGMNSSLSVGEQIEGNKVYVLSLNDNAADGRDTSWIYDADFEKLSRQSIEAIIVTGTRAEELHLRLKLAEVEVPVIVEKDIYKATALSMNYNSFTVAIPNYTSLSPMLDQLNRSFKEDK from the coding sequence ATGAGACATTGGACAGCTAAAACTTTGGCAAAGCTAGCACGTAAAGCTAGTAGAGCAGCAGGTAAAAAAGGTACTGATTTACCTGGCCAAGTTGCAAGAAAATTAGATAAAAATATATTAAGAAATTTAGCTACGACTGTAGATGAAATAGTATTTATAAGTGGTACCAACGGGAAGACAACCACATCAAATTTAATTGGCTACACATTAAAAGAAAATAATATTGATATTATACATAATAATGAAGGTGCCAATATGGCTGCTGGTATTACATCAGCATTTATTGTTCAAAATAACAAGAATACAAAAATAGCAATCATCGAGATAGATGAGGGGAGTATCCCTAGAGTATTAAACGAAGTAACACCTACCATGATGGTGTTTACTAACTTCTTTAGAGACCAAATGGACCGTTTTGGCGAAATTGATATTATGGTAAATAATATCGCTCAAGCTATTAGTAATAAAGGCATAAAGCTGTTATTAAATGCTGATGATCCGTTTGTTAGTAGATTAAAAATAGCTAGTGAGCATGTTTTATACTATGGAATGCAAAAGCATGTACATGAATTCGAGCAAAGTACGATGAATGAAAGTAAATATTGCCCTAACTGTGGTCGCTTATTACATTATGATTATATTCACTATAATCAAATAGGACATTATCATTGTGAATGTGGATTCAAAAGAGAACAACCTAAATACGAAGTCACGAACTTTAATTTATCACCATTCATAGATATGGAAGTTAATAACGCCAAATTTGATATGAAAATAGCCGGTGATTTTAATGCTTATAATGCCTTAGCGGCATATTCAGTATTAAAAGAATTAGGGTTATCTGATGAATCCATTCGTAAAGGCTTTGAATCTTATACTTCACATAATGGAAGAATGCAGTACTTCAAAAATAGCCAAAAAGAAGCCATGATAAATCTCGCTAAAAATCCTGCTGGTATGAATTCAAGCCTATCAGTTGGTGAACAAATTGAAGGCAATAAGGTCTATGTCTTAAGCTTAAATGACAATGCTGCTGATGGACGTGACACTTCTTGGATTTATGATGCCGATTTTGAAAAGCTTTCTAGACAATCTATAGAAGCCATTATTGTTACAGGTACAAGAGCTGAAGAACTACATTTACGATTAAAATTAGCCGAAGTAGAAGTGCCAGTTATTGTCGAGAAAGATATTTATAAGGCAACTGCACTATCAATGAACTATAATAGCTTCACTGTAGCAATACCAAACTATACCTCTTTATCGCCAATGTTAGATCAATTAAACCGCTCATTTAAGGAGGACAAATAG
- a CDS encoding diacylglycerol kinase, translated as MRKRARIIYNPTSGKELFKRTLPDVLIKLEKAGFETSAYATEKIGDATIEAQRSLEAQYDVLIAAGGDGTLNEVVNGIAEQPNRPKLGIIPMGTVNDFGRALHLPSDIMSAIDVIIDQHTTKVDIGKMNSRYFINLAAGGQLTQVSYETPSKLKSIVGPFAYYIKGFEMLPQMKAVDIRIEYDDEVFQGEAMLFLLGLTNSMAGFEKLVPDAKLDDGKFTLIIVEKANLAELGHIMTLASRGEHTKHPKVHYEKASSINISSFTDMQLNVDGEYGGKLPGNFLNLKQHIEVFTPKDVKNEELTEQ; from the coding sequence ATGAGAAAAAGAGCTAGAATAATTTATAATCCAACTTCTGGTAAAGAGCTATTTAAACGTACGTTACCAGATGTACTAATAAAATTAGAAAAAGCAGGATTTGAAACAAGTGCATATGCAACAGAAAAAATAGGTGACGCTACAATTGAGGCGCAACGTTCTCTTGAAGCTCAATATGATGTATTAATCGCTGCAGGTGGCGATGGTACGTTGAATGAAGTTGTGAATGGTATTGCAGAGCAACCTAACAGACCTAAATTAGGTATTATACCAATGGGAACAGTTAATGATTTTGGTCGTGCCTTACATTTACCTAGCGACATTATGAGTGCTATTGATGTAATAATTGATCAACACACTACGAAGGTAGATATAGGTAAAATGAACAGTCGCTATTTTATTAATTTGGCTGCAGGTGGTCAATTAACACAAGTCTCTTATGAGACGCCTAGTAAATTAAAATCAATTGTCGGACCTTTTGCATATTACATTAAAGGTTTTGAAATGTTACCCCAAATGAAGGCCGTCGATATTCGAATTGAATATGATGATGAAGTCTTTCAAGGGGAAGCAATGTTGTTTTTATTAGGTTTAACAAATTCAATGGCTGGATTTGAAAAGCTAGTTCCTGATGCTAAATTAGATGACGGTAAATTCACATTAATCATAGTGGAAAAAGCAAATCTAGCTGAATTAGGTCATATTATGACATTGGCATCTCGTGGGGAACATACAAAGCATCCTAAAGTACATTATGAGAAAGCAAGCTCAATAAATATATCTTCTTTTACAGATATGCAATTGAACGTAGATGGAGAATATGGCGGAAAGCTACCAGGTAATTTCTTAAACTTGAAACAACATATAGAAGTATTTACACCGAAAGATGTTAAAAATGAAGAATTAACGGAGCAATAA